Proteins found in one Zea mays cultivar B73 chromosome 1, Zm-B73-REFERENCE-NAM-5.0, whole genome shotgun sequence genomic segment:
- the LOC100280682 gene encoding Pentatricopeptide repeat-containing protein At1g09900 (The RefSeq protein has 1 substitution compared to this genomic sequence) codes for MLTSLLPPPTVPISKPSASASPKTAKPRSAVLSASALALAPASTSDSDDAPGGGEGGSVRLSSLIRSLCAAGRTAEAARALSAAGGGAGVVAYNAMVAGYCRAGQLESARRLAAAVPVPPNAYTYFPVVRALCARGRIADALAVLDEMPRRGCAPIPPMYHVILEAACRGGGFRSAVRVLEDLHARGCALDVGNCNLVLNAICDQGSVDEALHLLRDLPSFGCEPDVVSYNAVLKGLCMAKRWGCVQELMEEMVRMACPPNIVTFNTLISYLCRNGLFERVHEVLAQMVEHGCTPDIRMYATIIDGICKEGHLEVAHEILNRMPSYGLKPNVVCYNTLLKGLCSAERWEETEELLAEMFDKDCPLDDVTFNILVDFFCQNGLVDRVIELLEQMLERGCMPDVITYTTVINGFCKEGLIDEAVMLLKSMTACGCKPNTISYTIVLKGLCSAERWVDAEDLMSQMIQQGCPLNPITFNTLINFLCKKGLVEQAIELLKQMLVNGCSPDLISYSTVIDGLGKAGKTDEALELLNVMVNKGMSPNTIIYSSIASALSREGRINKVIQMFDNIQDTTIRSDAVLYNAVISSLCKRGETERAIEFLAYMVSSGCVPNESTYTILIRGLASEGFVKEAQEMLTELCSKGALRKHLMKHFGIV; via the coding sequence ATGCTCACCTCGTTGCTTCCACCGCCCACAGTCCCGATCTCCAAACCCTCCGCGTCGGCGTCGCCCAAGACCGCCAAGCCCAGGTCCGCCGTGCTCTCCGCCtccgccctcgccctcgcccccgCCTCGACATCCGATTCCGACGATGCGCCCGGCGGGGGCGAGGGCGGCAGCGTCCGCCTCTCCTCGCTCATCCGCTCCCTCTGCGCCGCGGGGCGCACAGCAGAGGCCGCGCGGGCGCTGTCCgcggcgggcggcggcgcgggcgtCGTCGCCTACAACGCCATGGTGGCCGGCTACTGCCGCGCGGGCCAGCTCGAATCCGCGCGCCGCCTTGCCGCTGCGGTCCCCGTCCCGCCCAACGCCTACACCTACTTCCCCGTCGTCCGCGCCCTCTGCGCGCGGGGCCGGATCGCTGACGCGCTCGCGGTGCTCGACGAGATGCCCCGCCGCGGCTGCGCCCCCATCCCGCCCATGTACCACGTCATCCTCGAGGCCGCCTGCAGGGGTGGCGGCTTCCGGAGCGCCGTCAGGGTGCTCGAGGATCTACACGCCAGGGGCTGCGCCCTCGACGTCGGCAACTGCAACCTCGTCCTCAACGCCATCTGCGACCAAGGGTCGGTGGACGAGGCCCTCCACCTGCTGCGGGACCTGCCGTCCTTCGGCTGCGAGCCAGACGTGGTGAGCTACAACGCGGTGCTCAAGGGCCTGTGCATGGCCAAGCGCTGGGGCTGTGTCCAGGAACTCATGGAGGAGATGGTCAGGATGGCTTGCCCGCCCAACATCGTTACCTTCAACACCCTCATCAGTTACTTGTGTCGGAACGGCTTGTTCGAGCGGGTGCATGAGGTCCTCGCGCAGATGGTGGAGCATGGGTGCACGCCGGACATCAGGATGTATGCCACTATCATCGATGGTATCTGCAAGGAAGGGCATCTCGAAGTCGCGCATGAGATTTTGAATAGGATGCCTTCCTACGGGCTCAAGCCCAATGTGGTTTGCTACAATACTCTGCTGAAGGGCTTGTGCAGCGCTGAGAGGTGGGAGGAAACCGAGGAGTTGCTGGCTGAGATGTTTGACAAGGATTGCCCACTTGATGATGTCACATTCAACATACTTGTTGATTTCTTCTGCCAAAATGGGCTGGTGGACCGGGTGATCGAACTACTCGAGCAGATGCTGGAGCATGGATGCATGCCCGATGTCATCACATACACTACAGTGATCAATGgcttctgcaaagaagggcttatTGATGAAGCTGTCATGTTGTTGAAAAGTATGACTGCTTGTGGCTGCAAGCCAAATACCATAAGCTATACTATTGTGCTCAAGGGTTTGTGCAGCGCAGAACGATGGGTGGATGCTGAGGACCTGATGTCTCAGATGATTCAGCAAGGCTGTCCTCTGAATCCTATCACATTCAACACACTCATCAATTTCTTGTGTAAAAAGGGATTGGTTGAGCAGGCCATTGAACTTCTTAAGCAGATGCTAGTGAATGGATGCAGTCCCGACCTGATTAGCTACAGCACAGTGATCGATGGACTTGGCAAGGCTGGCAAGACGGACGAAGCACTGGAGCTGTTAAATGTGATGGTCAACAAAGGGATGAGCCCAAACACAATCATTTATTCGTCGATAGCTTCTGCTCTCTCCAGAGAAGGCAGAATTAACAAAGTAATTCAAATGTTTGATAACATCCAAGATACCACAATAAGGTCCGATGCAGTGCTCTACAATGCAGTTATTTCTTCGCTTTGCAAAAGAGGGGAAACTGAACGTGCTATTgagtttttggcatatatggtgtCCAGTGGATGCGTGCCCAATGAATCGACCTACACTATACTTATTCGAGGTTTAGCAAGTGAGGGATTTGTAAAGGAGGCACAAGAGATGTTGACTGAGTTGTGCTCCAAAGGTGCTCTAAGAAAGCACTTGATGAAGCATTTTGGTATTGTATGA